The following proteins are co-located in the Flavobacterium sp. CECT 9288 genome:
- a CDS encoding dihydrofolate reductase family protein translates to MRKISLFIAMSLDGYIAKPNDDLSFLKLVDKEGEDYGYAEFTSKIDTIIIGRRTYDYVVNEIGASHYDNGKRDVYVITRTERQKVGRTTFYTGNINELVKQLKSENGKNIYCDGGAEVINELLKHDLIDEFIISVIPILLGNGTRLFKDGRPEQVIEFIEVKTFGTGLTQLHYKRKSKL, encoded by the coding sequence ATGCGAAAAATATCACTTTTCATTGCAATGAGTTTAGACGGTTACATTGCAAAACCAAATGATGATCTAAGCTTTTTGAAACTTGTAGATAAAGAAGGAGAAGATTATGGTTATGCAGAATTTACGTCAAAAATAGACACTATAATTATTGGTAGAAGAACCTACGACTATGTAGTTAATGAAATCGGAGCATCTCATTACGATAACGGTAAGCGAGATGTTTATGTCATTACAAGAACTGAAAGACAAAAAGTAGGAAGAACCACTTTTTATACAGGAAACATAAACGAATTAGTCAAACAATTAAAGTCTGAAAACGGCAAAAACATCTATTGTGATGGTGGAGCTGAAGTAATAAATGAACTACTGAAACACGATTTAATAGATGAGTTTATAATTTCAGTTATCCCAATTTTATTAGGTAATGGAACAAGACTTTTTAAAGATGGAAGACCTGAACAAGTAATTGAATTTATCGAAGTCAAAACATTTGGAACCGGTTTAACGCAACTGCACTATAAGCGAAAAAGTAAACTGTAG
- a CDS encoding DUF3872 domain-containing protein, with amino-acid sequence MTAFFNQFKIGLLPLYVLLAILTSSVTLVSCSKDDELEIRNDFPFEVQVMPVPKDVSNGQTVEIRMTIKRSGNYSNTQYFIRYFQFDGQGTLRYYNEPAYLPNDLYPLPTEQFRLYYTSTSTVSQSFDVWISDSFGNEKKFTFQFNSSD; translated from the coding sequence ATGACAGCATTTTTCAATCAATTCAAAATAGGATTACTGCCACTATATGTATTGTTGGCAATCCTCACAAGTTCGGTTACTTTGGTATCTTGTAGCAAAGATGACGAACTCGAAATACGGAACGATTTTCCTTTTGAAGTACAGGTTATGCCTGTTCCCAAAGACGTATCGAATGGGCAAACCGTAGAAATAAGGATGACAATAAAACGAAGCGGTAATTACAGCAATACACAATATTTTATCCGTTACTTTCAGTTTGATGGACAGGGAACTTTAAGATATTATAATGAACCTGCGTATCTACCAAACGATTTATATCCTTTACCAACAGAGCAGTTTCGATTGTATTATACTTCTACGTCCACTGTGTCGCAATCATTTGATGTATGGATTTCTGATAGTTTTGGAAATGAAAAGAAATTCACTTTCCAATTCAATAGTAGCGATTAA
- a CDS encoding molybdenum ABC transporter permease, with translation MVASLVIGILFLVLGLALRYWINRRKFYRRSPMGAESFSSYEKSVGIKFIERVGKWVAYALIIFGLLSLWVYSREKNDKKKPKVEIKTEQIDQRR, from the coding sequence ATGGTTGCATCATTAGTTATAGGGATCCTGTTTTTGGTTTTAGGCTTGGCGCTTCGCTACTGGATTAACCGCCGAAAGTTTTATAGGCGAAGTCCTATGGGTGCAGAAAGTTTTTCTTCTTACGAAAAATCGGTTGGCATTAAATTCATTGAACGAGTTGGCAAATGGGTAGCTTATGCCTTGATTATCTTCGGATTATTGTCATTATGGGTTTATTCCCGTGAAAAAAATGATAAGAAAAAACCGAAAGTGGAGATAAAAACTGAACAAATCGACCAACGCAGATAA
- the traN gene encoding conjugative transposon protein TraN: MKNHIKTFWAFALIIGFAVNTFAQDSIKAPLNLGKIEPYQMQVTYDKTTHLIFPTAIRYVDLGSEYLIAGKAEDAENVLRVKASVKDFETETNFSVITNDGRFYSFNVYYSAYPEALSYDLLTMQKAVDKENGNDVLFEELGNNSPSLSGLLLETIYKKDQRIVKHIGAKSFGIQFILKGIYIHNGKYYFHTELRNRTNVPFGIDFINFKVVDKKVAKRTVVQERPMIPLRTYKPLNEIGGKAIEQNVFLLDQFTIADDKVLLIEIFEKNGGRHQTLQVENSDLIKARLINDMHLKF, encoded by the coding sequence ATGAAAAATCATATAAAAACTTTTTGGGCTTTTGCCCTTATCATCGGCTTTGCCGTAAACACTTTTGCACAAGACAGTATAAAAGCACCGCTAAATTTAGGCAAGATAGAACCGTACCAAATGCAAGTAACTTATGACAAGACTACTCATTTGATTTTCCCAACCGCCATACGTTATGTGGATTTGGGAAGCGAATACCTGATTGCAGGAAAAGCAGAAGATGCGGAAAACGTACTTCGTGTAAAAGCATCGGTAAAAGATTTCGAAACGGAAACCAATTTTTCGGTAATTACCAATGACGGTCGATTTTACAGCTTCAATGTATATTATAGTGCTTATCCGGAAGCGTTGAGTTACGATCTGCTGACAATGCAAAAAGCAGTGGATAAGGAAAATGGAAATGATGTGCTTTTTGAAGAATTGGGTAACAATTCGCCATCATTGTCAGGTTTGCTTTTGGAAACGATTTACAAAAAAGACCAGCGAATTGTAAAGCATATCGGTGCTAAAAGTTTCGGTATTCAGTTTATCCTAAAAGGAATTTACATACACAATGGCAAATACTATTTCCATACAGAATTGAGAAACCGTACCAATGTGCCTTTCGGAATTGATTTTATCAATTTCAAAGTAGTAGATAAAAAAGTAGCCAAGCGTACCGTAGTGCAGGAAAGACCAATGATACCATTACGTACTTATAAGCCATTGAATGAGATTGGCGGGAAAGCAATCGAACAAAACGTATTCCTTTTAGACCAGTTTACCATTGCCGATGACAAGGTTTTGCTGATTGAAATCTTTGAGAAAAACGGTGGCAGACACCAAACGCTTCAGGTAGAGAATTCAGATTTAATCAAGGCTCGACTAATTAATGATATGCACCTGAAATTTTAA
- a CDS encoding conjugal transfer protein TraO, translating into MRKYIYTVMFVLMGITIAQAQRMLPKQKGLEVSAGVLSGDKIGNDYYINLAMTINGKNGNYQFWALEYTHQYHSYKDLHIPQETYTAEGGYSLFLLGDARKNITLNAGITGVIGYEAINRGEAMLDDGAKIVSEDNFIYGAGGRLTFETYLSDRFVLVLQGRTKVLWGTDMKQFRPSAGVALRFNF; encoded by the coding sequence ATGAGAAAGTATATCTATACCGTAATGTTCGTATTAATGGGCATTACGATTGCACAAGCACAACGAATGTTACCTAAGCAAAAAGGCTTGGAAGTAAGTGCCGGTGTATTATCTGGCGATAAAATCGGAAACGATTATTATATCAATTTAGCAATGACTATAAATGGCAAAAACGGCAATTACCAATTTTGGGCATTGGAATATACGCACCAATACCATTCTTATAAAGACTTGCATATTCCGCAAGAAACTTACACAGCCGAAGGCGGTTACAGTTTATTCCTCTTGGGTGATGCCCGAAAAAACATAACGCTAAATGCCGGAATAACTGGCGTAATCGGTTATGAAGCCATCAACCGTGGCGAAGCAATGTTGGATGATGGAGCGAAAATAGTGAGTGAGGACAATTTCATTTACGGAGCTGGTGGTCGGCTGACTTTTGAAACGTATCTATCCGACCGATTTGTGTTAGTCCTGCAAGGACGTACAAAGGTTTTATGGGGTACAGATATGAAACAATTCCGTCCGTCCGCAGGTGTGGCATTAAGATTTAACTTTTAA
- the traM gene encoding conjugative transposon protein TraM: MKENEKRVSILVEEGDQNKVSNLTEDKKSAIERFKKPLIFGLMGIVFMGCLYLIFKPSADKKEMENIGLNDAFPQATEAGMQDDKQKAYEQDMLEQKDQESRNALTTLSDYWNTDSTQQTKEELPEEDQNNGMMTGKSGTSTLNSYRNAQSTLGSFYQDNNSETQELRRQLDELKEKLAEKDIPVGVTVNDQLTLMEKSYQMASKYLPSGGNTEKPVSTDSASRGSSSNSQKEYFVAFTPTRKKAVSALYREPTDSAFLADWSEKKNRGFYTAGTVEQVAQPKNSVKASIQETQTIIGESGVRLRLLEPAQTPNRTIPQGTILTAIGKFQGGRLQLKVTSIELEGNIIPVDITIYDLDGQQGLYVPYSPERNAVTDIVANMGNATGSSFSMNSSTGQQIGSDLSKSAVQGISGYFAKKIRTPKVTLKAGHQVFLVSKK; encoded by the coding sequence ATGAAAGAAAATGAAAAAAGGGTCAGCATTCTGGTTGAGGAAGGCGACCAAAACAAAGTATCCAACCTTACGGAGGATAAAAAGAGTGCCATTGAACGATTTAAAAAACCACTCATTTTTGGTTTAATGGGGATTGTTTTTATGGGTTGTTTATACCTGATATTTAAACCCTCGGCAGATAAAAAAGAAATGGAAAACATCGGACTAAACGATGCTTTTCCACAGGCTACCGAAGCAGGAATGCAGGATGATAAACAAAAAGCTTATGAGCAAGATATGCTGGAACAGAAAGACCAGGAAAGCCGAAATGCCCTAACTACGCTATCGGATTATTGGAATACCGATAGCACACAGCAGACTAAAGAAGAATTGCCCGAAGAAGACCAAAACAATGGTATGATGACTGGAAAATCGGGCACTTCTACACTAAACAGTTACCGAAATGCACAAAGCACATTAGGTTCATTTTATCAGGATAATAACAGCGAAACACAAGAACTACGCAGGCAATTGGACGAACTAAAAGAAAAATTGGCTGAAAAAGATATACCTGTCGGTGTAACTGTAAATGACCAATTGACGTTGATGGAAAAATCGTATCAGATGGCTTCAAAGTATCTGCCTTCGGGAGGAAATACCGAAAAACCTGTAAGCACCGACAGTGCTAGCCGAGGTTCTTCTTCAAATTCTCAGAAAGAATATTTTGTAGCATTCACACCTACAAGAAAGAAAGCTGTATCGGCTTTGTACAGAGAACCTACGGATAGTGCTTTTTTAGCCGACTGGAGCGAAAAAAAAAACCGAGGTTTCTATACTGCTGGAACAGTAGAGCAAGTCGCTCAACCAAAAAATAGCGTAAAAGCCAGCATACAGGAAACACAGACCATTATTGGCGAAAGCGGTGTACGACTGCGTTTGTTAGAACCTGCACAAACGCCAAACCGTACTATTCCGCAGGGAACAATTTTAACGGCAATCGGAAAGTTTCAAGGTGGCAGGTTACAGTTAAAAGTTACATCTATTGAGCTTGAGGGCAATATTATCCCAGTAGATATAACCATCTACGACCTCGATGGTCAGCAGGGTTTGTACGTTCCCTATTCGCCAGAACGTAATGCAGTTACCGACATCGTAGCCAATATGGGAAATGCCACAGGTTCAAGCTTCAGTATGAACTCGTCAACAGGACAACAGATTGGTTCCGACCTCAGTAAAAGTGCCGTACAAGGTATTTCGGGTTATTTCGCCAAAAAAATACGAACACCAAAAGTTACGCTAAAAGCAGGACATCAAGTTTTCCTTGTTTCTAAAAAATAA
- a CDS encoding nitrogen regulatory IIA protein, whose amino-acid sequence MKKLRANMDRYFNKLDERWRALPVGKQHKYTLYFFIGYLLLTAGVILKVWYDAGKADNNLVIEHIENPVLKKKESPEKLKDTLTTIFKNKFYERK is encoded by the coding sequence ATGAAAAAATTAAGAGCAAATATGGATAGGTATTTTAACAAGTTGGACGAACGATGGCGGGCATTACCCGTTGGAAAACAGCATAAATACACCTTATACTTTTTTATAGGCTATCTACTGCTTACCGCAGGAGTTATTTTAAAAGTATGGTATGATGCAGGCAAAGCCGATAACAATTTGGTCATTGAGCATATCGAAAATCCTGTTCTCAAAAAGAAAGAAAGTCCTGAAAAGCTGAAGGACACATTGACAACAATTTTTAAAAATAAATTTTATGAAAGAAAATGA